One window from the genome of Hyalangium ruber encodes:
- a CDS encoding GspE/PulE family protein, producing MTALMSKAARGLWLLVGLILLAGIGSWLYRHSSQGPEPLLKLGALYLKTAATPLVIGSAVMALVLGLGATAASALARRTLPPVARRPALSPLEVVNEDVAIAVREMLVELGQYLRNLGSRPDPDIIDFMGTLMDGAIRVGASDVHIHPLEAGTRIAFRVHGVLEEVLVFPREHHPRLINRVKVLAKLTLYKLDKPQDGHFPFSTQEGPADIRVSILPTNHGEAVALRIARTGVRLPQLTALGFPAPLLEKYQQILALPQGVIFVAGATGSGKTTSLYASLGHIKQSRGALTRIASIEDPVEFDVPLFAQTQVNAEQGFTFAQGLRSVLRQDPNVIMVGEIRDPETGRTAIQAGLSGHLILTTIHANSASGVFNRLIEMGVEPFLLASATVATISQRLVRALCPHCRAPAPLASDEQARLEEAGLLGGTFYGAVGCPRCDGSGYLGRTAIYEMLVVTPAIRDGINAKVPTPRLQEIAMKEGMVPLLTAGVERARTGATTLREVFRVVGG from the coding sequence ATGACTGCGCTGATGAGCAAAGCCGCTCGCGGGCTGTGGCTCCTGGTGGGCCTGATCCTCCTGGCGGGTATCGGTTCCTGGCTGTACCGGCACTCTTCCCAGGGCCCGGAGCCCCTGCTGAAGCTCGGCGCGCTCTACCTGAAGACAGCGGCGACACCGCTGGTGATCGGCAGCGCGGTGATGGCGCTGGTGCTGGGCCTTGGCGCCACCGCCGCCTCGGCGCTGGCTCGCCGCACGCTTCCTCCCGTTGCTCGGCGGCCCGCACTCTCTCCGCTGGAGGTGGTCAACGAGGATGTCGCCATCGCCGTGCGCGAGATGCTGGTGGAGCTGGGCCAGTACCTGCGCAATCTCGGCTCCCGGCCGGACCCGGACATCATCGACTTCATGGGCACGCTCATGGACGGGGCCATCCGCGTGGGCGCCAGCGACGTCCACATCCACCCGCTGGAGGCTGGCACGCGCATCGCCTTCCGCGTCCACGGCGTGCTGGAGGAGGTGCTCGTCTTCCCTCGCGAGCACCACCCGCGCCTCATCAACCGCGTGAAGGTCCTGGCCAAGCTGACGCTCTACAAGCTCGACAAGCCCCAGGACGGCCACTTCCCCTTCTCCACGCAGGAGGGGCCCGCCGATATCCGCGTCTCCATCCTGCCCACCAACCACGGCGAGGCCGTGGCCCTGCGCATCGCCCGCACCGGCGTGCGGCTGCCCCAGCTCACCGCCCTGGGTTTCCCCGCCCCGCTGCTCGAGAAGTACCAGCAGATCCTCGCGCTGCCCCAGGGCGTCATCTTCGTGGCCGGCGCCACCGGCAGCGGCAAGACGACGTCGCTCTATGCCTCGCTCGGCCACATCAAGCAGTCGCGCGGCGCGCTCACCCGCATCGCCTCCATCGAGGACCCCGTCGAGTTCGACGTGCCCCTCTTCGCGCAGACCCAGGTCAACGCCGAGCAGGGCTTCACCTTCGCTCAGGGCCTGCGCTCGGTGCTGCGCCAGGACCCCAACGTCATCATGGTGGGCGAGATTCGTGACCCGGAGACGGGGCGCACCGCCATCCAAGCCGGCCTCAGCGGCCACCTCATCCTCACCACCATCCACGCCAACTCGGCCTCGGGCGTCTTCAACCGCCTCATCGAGATGGGGGTGGAGCCCTTCCTGCTGGCCTCCGCCACCGTGGCCACCATTTCCCAGCGCCTGGTGCGCGCCCTCTGCCCGCACTGCCGCGCCCCCGCGCCCCTGGCCTCCGACGAGCAGGCTCGGTTGGAGGAAGCCGGGCTCCTCGGCGGCACCTTCTATGGCGCGGTGGGGTGCCCGCGCTGTGACGGCAGCGGGTACCTGGGCCGCACCGCCATCTACGAGATGCTGGTGGTTACCCCGGCCATCCGCGACGGCATCAACGCCAAGGTGCCCACGCCTCGGCTCCAGGAGATCGCCATGAAGGAGGGGATGGTGCCGCTGCTGACCGCCGGAGTGGAGCGCGCGCGCACCGGCGCCACCACCCTGCGCGAAGTCTTCCGGGTCGTCGGTGGCTGA
- a CDS encoding DUF6068 family protein: MKSPPEAPPSKGTSAWHRARVGDRVVYSFSANRAPGRSGGEARAVAGRLVLEVVAVQQPWAWLKLSFTDDAGKPLSNPRLARELHLPMRMDASRPLEVPREGTESVEQPSAAGRTWEAKRYVRDNRPSDGPMENRLYAVSPGPLYLTNGLLDASTTLSGFGDTGGNQLTLVEVRQGAEGGTATAPALERPFGPGTWYDLRLSMPDHNGVERTCFSAEQGHVLRVQGPAPTAGGEPCPSFAEAEVVPLEQSLMELLSEAIGTTRWPPPKTTATSRGTFSGEGRNVASLTFDTPETEGSTRKVRYETYAADPWDASLAGLAQEARFRTLTEGVDRLGAKGKREPEAFTKLSAWGVWAGSAK; this comes from the coding sequence GTGAAGAGCCCTCCCGAAGCGCCTCCCTCCAAGGGCACCTCGGCGTGGCACCGGGCCCGCGTGGGTGACCGCGTGGTGTACAGCTTCTCCGCCAACCGAGCCCCGGGCCGGAGCGGCGGCGAGGCCCGCGCCGTGGCCGGGCGGCTGGTGCTGGAGGTGGTGGCGGTGCAGCAACCCTGGGCGTGGCTGAAGCTCAGCTTCACCGATGACGCGGGCAAGCCCCTGTCGAACCCGCGACTGGCCCGCGAGCTTCACCTGCCCATGCGCATGGATGCCTCGCGCCCGCTCGAGGTTCCCCGAGAGGGCACCGAGAGCGTCGAGCAACCCTCTGCCGCGGGCCGCACCTGGGAGGCCAAACGCTACGTGCGCGACAACCGGCCCAGCGATGGGCCGATGGAGAACCGGCTGTACGCGGTGAGCCCCGGGCCGCTGTACCTCACCAATGGGCTGTTGGATGCGAGCACCACCCTGTCGGGCTTTGGAGACACCGGAGGCAACCAGCTCACGCTGGTGGAGGTCCGCCAAGGCGCCGAGGGAGGCACGGCCACCGCGCCAGCGTTGGAGCGGCCCTTCGGCCCGGGCACCTGGTACGACTTGCGCCTGAGCATGCCGGACCACAACGGTGTAGAGCGCACGTGCTTCTCCGCCGAGCAGGGCCACGTCCTGCGCGTCCAGGGCCCCGCGCCCACCGCGGGTGGAGAGCCGTGCCCCAGCTTCGCCGAGGCGGAGGTGGTGCCCCTGGAGCAAAGCCTGATGGAGCTTCTCTCGGAGGCCATCGGGACGACGCGCTGGCCTCCTCCCAAGACGACCGCTACCTCGCGTGGCACCTTCAGCGGCGAGGGCCGCAACGTCGCCTCGCTCACCTTCGACACGCCCGAGACGGAGGGCAGCACGCGCAAGGTGCGCTACGAGACGTACGCTGCCGACCCGTGGGACGCGTCCCTGGCGGGGCTGGCCCAGGAGGCCCGCTTCCGCACGCTGACCGAGGGCGTGGACCGCCTGGGCGCCAAGGGCAAGCGTGAGCCCGAGGCCTTCACGAAGCTCTCGGCCTGGGGAGTGTGGGCCGGGAGCGCGAAGTGA
- a CDS encoding DUF4286 family protein, translating into MKPALYVVTIEVAPGSEAAWNEWHERVHVPEVLREPGFLSCRKWRDTATAEDGWPRYVCTYELSSVEAVERYIASDAAKHLRAESDRLFGYVTRARRQVLGEVARFETEA; encoded by the coding sequence GTGAAGCCCGCGCTCTACGTCGTCACCATCGAGGTGGCTCCTGGCTCCGAGGCCGCGTGGAATGAGTGGCATGAGCGGGTCCACGTCCCCGAGGTGCTGCGCGAGCCGGGCTTCCTCTCCTGCCGCAAGTGGCGTGACACCGCCACGGCGGAGGATGGGTGGCCTCGCTACGTGTGTACGTATGAGCTGAGCAGCGTGGAGGCGGTGGAGCGCTACATCGCCAGCGACGCGGCGAAGCACCTGCGCGCCGAGTCGGACCGGCTGTTCGGCTACGTCACGCGCGCGCGGCGCCAGGTGCTCGGAGAGGTGGCGCGCTTCGAGACGGAGGCATAA
- a CDS encoding organic hydroperoxide resistance protein codes for MAPVTISPLYTATATTQGGRNGRVRSSDGVVDMPLAMPKELGGAGGAVTNPEQLFAAGYSACFESALRLVAGKAGKNVKDASITASVTIGKTPDGGFGLAVELKGKMPGLSKEEAEQLMHTAHQVCPYSKATSGNIDVKLSVEG; via the coding sequence ATGGCTCCTGTCACGATCAGCCCGCTGTACACCGCTACCGCCACCACCCAGGGAGGCCGTAACGGCCGCGTTCGCTCCTCCGACGGCGTGGTGGACATGCCGCTCGCGATGCCCAAGGAGCTGGGCGGCGCCGGCGGTGCGGTGACCAACCCCGAGCAGCTCTTCGCGGCGGGCTACTCCGCGTGCTTCGAGAGCGCGCTCCGGCTGGTGGCGGGCAAGGCCGGCAAGAACGTGAAGGACGCGAGCATCACCGCCTCGGTCACCATCGGCAAGACGCCGGACGGTGGCTTCGGCCTGGCGGTGGAGCTCAAGGGCAAGATGCCGGGCCTGTCGAAGGAAGAGGCCGAGCAGCTCATGCACACCGCTCACCAGGTGTGTCCGTACTCGAAGGCCACCAGCGGCAACATCGACGTGAAGCTCTCCGTCGAGGGCTGA
- a CDS encoding SGNH/GDSL hydrolase family protein has product MYSVSPQDPLIRYTGRFDFIHHPRTVFFDWPGATIEAAFEGSACFIRLEDGNNDYNVYVDGQPRGVLRTSSERLYKLVEGLPEGQHTVRLTRRTESGFGQAAFRGFFVSRKLVELPPRPDRRLLFIGDSFTTGYGNEGQLGCKFSRETQNIELTYAALVAQELGAEYEIVAKSGRGVVRNYGEPTPTSPKPMPAFFAQTLAEKEQPTWDFQRWVPHAVVINLGTNDFSTEPHPPEAVFAQGYEALIAQVRQAYPKVPIFCVAGPRMKDPAKAYIQAIVERQRARDGGRTHLALIQDTLEHPVDFGCDSHPSVTGHRKMAVQLGPILSSALGWKQQAHPGDVSGGIPLRAGDLPTTPRAPVLSASHPK; this is encoded by the coding sequence ATGTACTCTGTCTCTCCGCAAGATCCGCTCATCCGGTACACCGGCCGGTTCGACTTCATCCACCACCCGAGGACCGTGTTCTTCGACTGGCCAGGCGCCACCATCGAAGCCGCCTTCGAGGGCAGCGCGTGTTTCATCCGGCTCGAGGACGGGAACAACGACTACAACGTCTATGTCGACGGCCAGCCCCGGGGCGTGCTCCGCACCTCCTCTGAGCGTCTCTACAAGCTGGTCGAGGGACTGCCCGAGGGACAGCACACCGTCCGGCTCACGCGGCGCACAGAGTCCGGGTTCGGCCAGGCGGCCTTCCGAGGCTTCTTCGTGAGTCGCAAGCTCGTGGAGTTGCCTCCGCGTCCGGACCGCAGGCTGCTCTTCATCGGCGACTCGTTCACCACGGGCTATGGCAACGAGGGGCAGTTGGGGTGCAAGTTCTCGCGCGAGACGCAGAACATCGAGCTCACCTATGCGGCCCTCGTCGCCCAGGAACTGGGGGCCGAGTATGAAATCGTCGCGAAGTCCGGACGCGGAGTGGTGCGCAACTACGGTGAGCCCACGCCCACCTCGCCCAAGCCCATGCCCGCCTTCTTCGCCCAGACCCTGGCCGAGAAGGAGCAGCCCACCTGGGACTTCCAACGCTGGGTGCCCCACGCGGTGGTGATCAACCTGGGCACGAACGACTTCTCCACCGAGCCACATCCTCCCGAGGCGGTGTTCGCCCAGGGCTACGAGGCGCTCATCGCCCAGGTGCGGCAGGCCTACCCGAAGGTGCCCATCTTCTGCGTGGCGGGCCCGCGCATGAAGGATCCGGCGAAGGCGTACATCCAGGCCATCGTGGAGCGCCAGCGTGCGAGAGACGGCGGGCGCACGCACCTGGCGCTCATCCAGGACACCCTGGAGCACCCGGTGGACTTCGGCTGCGACTCTCACCCGAGCGTGACAGGCCACCGGAAGATGGCCGTTCAGCTCGGGCCCATCCTCTCCTCGGCGCTGGGGTGGAAACAGCAGGCGCACCCGGGCGACGTTTCCGGCGGGATTCCGTTGCGTGCGGGCGATTTGCCCACTACTCCGAGGGCGCCAGTGTTGTCGGCATCCCACCCGAAGTGA
- a CDS encoding S8 family peptidase, whose protein sequence is MTTINKLSTPSIQPQTSRSDAASSKPAAPAARAESRVGRPVDGFDTAPSSSNVVDRPGRSSFVDRPTGLRPGSPLINPSENLTVRPFSPQTRGPEAGGQVGGSEPKPKPSGAPVIAVFDGGVDAKHSDLDGAMWTNPGEVEGDGIDNDNNGIKDDIHGFNVGFNSGDPMKGAGADHGTHVAGIIAAEDNGEGNTGVAAGKAQILSVGGLYDGKDLLTNFERAVDYVVDMKSKGANIRAVNASFGDEYRDAASQARWKTAVQKLADADILLVAATANGNGSNMNKVQDFPANVDMPNVITVASMDKRNDKLASFSSHGDKVVELAAVGEDVLSTVPGGGWEEMSGTSMATPRVAATAALMFAENPNLTAAQVRDMLVKTVEVDPDLKGKVSTSGKLDIDAAVAAAKASAATVATR, encoded by the coding sequence ATGACCACCATCAACAAGCTCTCGACTCCTTCGATCCAGCCGCAGACCTCGCGTTCGGATGCGGCCTCCTCCAAGCCCGCCGCTCCCGCCGCCCGCGCCGAGTCCCGCGTGGGCCGTCCGGTGGACGGCTTCGACACGGCGCCCTCTTCCTCCAACGTCGTGGATCGCCCCGGCCGCAGCTCCTTCGTGGATCGCCCCACGGGCCTGCGCCCCGGCTCGCCGCTGATCAACCCCTCCGAGAACCTGACGGTTCGCCCGTTCTCCCCGCAGACCCGGGGCCCGGAGGCCGGCGGCCAGGTGGGCGGCAGCGAGCCGAAGCCGAAGCCCTCGGGCGCGCCGGTCATCGCGGTGTTCGACGGCGGCGTGGACGCCAAGCACTCGGACCTGGACGGGGCCATGTGGACCAACCCGGGTGAAGTCGAGGGTGACGGCATCGACAACGACAACAACGGCATCAAGGACGACATCCACGGCTTCAACGTGGGCTTCAACTCGGGCGACCCGATGAAGGGCGCGGGGGCGGACCACGGCACGCACGTGGCGGGCATCATCGCCGCCGAGGACAATGGCGAGGGCAACACGGGCGTGGCGGCGGGCAAGGCGCAGATCCTCTCGGTGGGCGGCCTGTACGACGGCAAGGACCTGCTGACGAACTTCGAGCGCGCGGTGGACTACGTGGTGGACATGAAGTCCAAGGGCGCCAACATCCGCGCGGTGAACGCCAGCTTCGGTGACGAGTACCGGGACGCGGCCTCGCAGGCGCGCTGGAAGACGGCGGTGCAGAAGCTGGCCGATGCGGACATCCTGCTGGTGGCGGCGACGGCCAACGGCAACGGCAGCAACATGAACAAGGTGCAGGACTTCCCGGCCAACGTGGACATGCCGAACGTCATCACCGTGGCGTCCATGGACAAGCGCAACGACAAGCTGGCGAGCTTCTCGTCCCACGGCGACAAGGTGGTGGAACTGGCCGCGGTGGGCGAGGACGTGCTGAGCACGGTGCCCGGCGGCGGCTGGGAGGAGATGAGCGGCACCTCGATGGCGACCCCGCGCGTGGCGGCCACCGCGGCGCTGATGTTCGCGGAGAACCCGAACCTGACGGCGGCGCAGGTGCGCGACATGCTGGTGAAGACGGTGGAGGTGGACCCGGACCTCAAGGGCAAGGTGAGCACGAGCGGCAAGCTGGACATCGACGCCGCCGTGGCCGCCGCCAAGGCCTCCGCCGCCACCGTCGCCACCCGCTAG